The Virgibacillus dokdonensis genome includes a window with the following:
- a CDS encoding sugar isomerase domain-containing protein, with protein MHGYVEGVMNKLHRAISKQTNQLEQASSLIADCVKQGGVLHVLGTGHSHMIAEEIFYRAGGALFVNPILDSGFMLHEGATKSTRMERLSGYAEVLLEGVDIRGYDVFLVVSNSGRNVFPIEATFYMKQKNVYTISISSFEHSKSVKSRHESGKRLFELTDLAFDNYGEVGDAFLKSPGLEPRYGPSSSVVGIVLVQTLISMTIEELLRRDERPPLLVSANMDGSDDKNLKQMELYRDRIPLLR; from the coding sequence ATGCATGGCTATGTAGAGGGAGTAATGAATAAGCTACATAGAGCAATTAGTAAGCAAACGAATCAATTGGAACAAGCTTCAAGTTTAATTGCGGATTGTGTGAAGCAGGGTGGCGTTTTACATGTGCTGGGAACGGGGCATTCACATATGATAGCGGAGGAAATCTTTTATCGGGCAGGTGGAGCGTTATTCGTTAATCCTATTCTTGATTCTGGATTTATGCTACATGAGGGAGCTACAAAAAGCACTCGAATGGAAAGGTTATCTGGTTATGCGGAAGTGTTATTAGAAGGTGTAGATATTCGTGGTTACGATGTGTTTTTGGTTGTTTCTAATTCAGGGAGGAATGTTTTTCCTATTGAAGCTACTTTTTATATGAAACAAAAAAATGTATATACCATATCAATATCTTCATTTGAACATAGCAAATCAGTAAAATCACGCCATGAAAGTGGTAAGCGGTTATTTGAATTAACTGATTTAGCTTTCGATAATTATGGCGAAGTAGGAGACGCATTTTTAAAATCTCCAGGTTTAGAACCACGGTATGGACCATCTTCATCTGTTGTAGGGATAGTGCTTGTCCAAACGCTTATTAGTATGACGATAGAAGAACTTTTACGCCGCGATGAAAGACCTCCATTACTTGTAAGTGCGAATATGGATGGTTCGGATGATAAAAATCTAAAGCAAATGGAGCTATATAGAGACCGTATTCCTTTGTTAAGATGA